In Notolabrus celidotus isolate fNotCel1 chromosome 5, fNotCel1.pri, whole genome shotgun sequence, the genomic window ATAGATTCTTTGTAAAACTCACTCAATGGCTCTAGAAGCACTGGATGCAACATCGTCACATGAAGTCTAGAAGCTAGCACAACGGCTTCCTCAAACCAGGCCTTGTGATGGGTGTCGATATCGCTCAGAAGTTTACCAATGGATGCTCTGAGATCAGGTAAATTATTCACAGCCATCAACATATCTAAGGGTTTGCCCTGGAGAGACTGACTGAGCTTTTTAGTCACACTCAAGGTGTTCTTCAGCACCACTGTTGAGAAGATAAACTCAAAGTTTCTAATCGCATCGAAGAAGTGTGAAGCTTGCTGCTGGTTTGAAGTGCTTACCTCTCCTTTCAGCTCAGccaaacacaacatgacagtttCTAAGATCTCGACCATCACCTCGTGCATGTCATGACTCTTGTCCCAGTTTTTGATCAGCTTGTCCCTCAGCTCATTGCCCCTAGCTTCATCATGCTGGAACACATGAATGATCATGTCTTCCAGTTTGTTCTGGCGTTCAGCATCCTCTGTGAGCCAGTGTAATATTTTACCTATGAGAACTGCGCCGTCTGCTGCTTCTTGAGCAGGAGAGGATTTAGCCAACCATATGTTCAGAGACAAAGCAGAGCTCGACGTTCTCACAGCCTGGGGGTATTTCTGAGCTATGGCTAAACTTACAGCCCTCATCTGAGCCCCTACTTCACCAACACTCAACAACGCCTGCCCTCTGCAGAACTCCATATTCAGCCCCCACTTCTGAGACAGGGCCGTCTCAATAGCATCTGCAAGGACAACTGGGTCTTCAGCAAAAGGTATAAAGGCTAATGTTTCCTCACACTGGATGTCCTCTTTGTTCAGGTACCTGATGCACAATGGGACATAGAGCTCACCATCAATATCAACAGCTTGCTCTGTTATTACTGTGAAGAACTGAGAGTCCCAGAGTTCCTTCAGGATTTGTTCTCGCAGTTGTGGCTCATAGAAAGACATGGCTGTTCTCAGTCCTTGAGCGGCCTCTGGGATCACTTCATTAGCAGCCAATTTCACTTGGCCATCTGCCGGATTCTCCTCCAAACTGGAGGCCTGCAACACTGTTGGTGCCATTGGGTCATCTTCAATGCCTCCTGATTTACAGAgtaaagaatacattttaaagccacacagacaaaaaaaaacactttaacacCAGACAAATTACTGGTTATTTGTCATTTCATAGCTTACATTTTGAGATGCCCCATAAAAGTCTTAGGTTAGAATCATTAACCATAAAGAACCTGAGTCTACTTGCATTTTGTAAGATGatcttttgttttgtgatcTTACGCTGATCATATTACATTGAGCAATATAGCATTGCAAGCTGAAGTCTTAAAACAGACCAGTTGATTAAAATTgataaaacactgaataaagtaGCTTAAGACAAAAAGTATAACTCATGCACTGATTGGAAAAAAATGCATGCCTGGAGGGTTCTGCAAAGCAAACTGATTTGTTTGTTGATACTCTTATTGTGATAGGTTAGAAATTGTTCTCAGTTCTGCTTTCTTGACCTTTAACAGAGAGCCAAATCATTCAGAGGTTTTCCCCATTGCAGAGCAAACTAACACCACCACATGAAGAGTTAAAAAGCCACATACAACAGTTCATGATTAAATAATCCCCAGTTTTgtggctgcaagctgagctgcaagGACTCAAATGCAAGAGTAGGCGGGAGTCCTCGATTTGGTTTAATGATTAAGTTAAAACCCACAGAGACTTGACTTAAAACActacgctttttttttttttacacatgctCTGGAACATTTTCTCAGAAGGTACAATATGATGTAGTTGTAGTCTGATGGGAAGatgttttttgcctttatattAATGCAACATGTTAACATATTCACAATATCAAATTATGAAGGAAAAGGCCAGACTGGCATGAAAACAGAGCATGAAGCAGCTTCATTACATGCACTAAGATTGCACTGGTACCATGACATAAACATCATGAACCCTGCCCACTGACTCGCTGAAAATGTTCATGACTTTCTCTGCTGGGTTCAAACATTGACTCCCCTTTACTTGTTGGTAAAACATTTAGGGggctgaatgaaaaaaatccagaaaAAGTCGGAGTGAAATGTTCCATTTACGCCGACAGATGCAGCTCACCCCAAAATTTGGTACAGTTTCAGTGTGGGCTACATGCATAAAAAATACTGCTGAGGTTGTGTTTTACAAGTTATGCATGGGAGTCGTGTAGGTGAGTATATGTGTATGATGAAGGACCATGAAAGCACTTACCCGTGACCAGCCTGAGTCTTTGTAAAGTTTCCATCACCTACGAAAAATATGACAATTATTAGGAAGGCCGCTAAAATGCCACAATAAAGTTTTCCTGCAAAGCATGGTGATAAGATAATCAATTTTAAGTTTTACCTGGAAAAGGCATGGACAGCTTTCTGGATCAATGGCCGTACAGTGGTCAATGACCTCTGGCAGTCTTTGCAGTGTTGAGCAGTGAGAGAGGAGCATCACATGATCCATTCTGCTGCCTTTGCATACAGTATTTTTCAAAAGATCCCTCAAGGAATTCAAAGTGGTCTTCATCAGGTCACACTCCATACTAACACTAGGCAGGACAGCCACTAGCCTGAGCAGCAAGGAAACGGTGGGGTGGCTCTTTGACTCAGGATGAACAAGCGTTTCAGAGATAGATGATGGAGGAGCAACATCTTGGTATTTCTCTTGCCAAACAGAAGCCCAGGCGTTGATTTcctgctctgctgcttcagggtcaGGGACATCTGTAAGGTAGAGGCTGAATGGCTTGTCTGTGGACTCTGACAAAACGGGTTGTGGATTACACGAGGGCAGCAATGACAGGACTGAGAGGGCCTTCAAGTGGCCATCTGAGAAGCTGTACTTCATTTCATCAATGAGACTTTTGAGGAGAGGAACACTTAGGGTTTCTCTGTAGTATATCTCAGGAGAATCATAGCTGTTGGCTTCCTCTGAGAAGCACACTTGTTCAGGAGCAACCCTGGTTGCGAGTTGGAACGCTTGCTCAAACCAAGTGGAGTGGACTGTGCTCACGTTTTCTAACATTTTGTTGAGAGTCTCTATGATAGAGGGGATTTTTTCCACTTCACAGAGAATATCAGCAGGGTTTCCACAGCGGAAGACAGTGCTACAGTTACGAAGGGGAGAACAAGCATTCTTTAAAATCACAAGGGTGACAATGAAATCCATATTTCTCAGAGCAGTGGAGAGCACTTGTGCATGCATGGACTTGACACCTATGGTACTAGAGCTGACAGCATCCAGGCAGCTGAGGATGCCCTCTAATGTGTCTGCAAGTATATCAAAGaagtcctctctctttttccaccTTGAGCAACATGTTTCTGGTATTTCCTCCAGGGCCTCTCTCGGCATATTCAAAAGCCCATCGACAGCCTGTGCGAGCTGCCCCTCCAGACAAGGGGACTCATCAAAGAATAGCAGCAGGTCTTCTGTGATAGCCAACATTTTTGCTACTGAAGGGCAAGGCACACTTCCTGACAGCCAGTGGGCAAGACCGCAAGACTCACTAGGCGTCGCGACAGAGAGCGGGTAGCTCTCGAGGAAATCCAGGGACATTTTCTTCAGGCTTTTATAACCAGAGCCTAAGTGCATGAATGCTTGTCCACGACACTGAGACATGGGTAAGCCCCAGTCTTCAGTGAGGATCTTTGCCAGGCGTTTTGCTTGTGTGTCAACATGACTGCTTTCACTGAATGGTAAGAAACCCATGAGCTCTACTTTGGGAGCAGATTCTCCAACATATCTGACAAAAACAGGTAGGTGTGTCTTGTCAGCCATTCTGATTGGTTTGTCAGTGATGAGCGAGAAGAATGGGGATTCTTGAATTTCTCTGAGGATGACATCTCGGATTCCATTTATGAAGAGGTTCAACACTTCATCATCACCTAGAGAAGGTGTGCATTTGCTCTCCCTTTCAAACCAGTGACACATGCTCAGCTCCTGGTTGAAGAGATCTTTGTCCTCATCTGAGAGGTCAAAGAGGCTGCACTTCTTTTTCCCCAATACTGCAGCCTGTCTGAACACTGTTGCCAAGCTTCGACGATTGTCTCCTACATGCCCGTTTTCATCTGCTGGTTTCATGTCTTGGATCTCAGTATTGTGTGAAGATTGCTGAGTGATGGGCTCTTCATATTCTTCTTTGACACAAACAACTAAATAAatgaggaataaaaaaacagaggttATAAGAAACATCCAAATAATAGGGAAACACTGCTTCTGATCACTAAGTATGAACAATAAAGAAGTGATGTACTCTTACAGgataaatgagataaaaaaaatattttgaacatTCATACCTTCCATATTATTTTCGGAGTTCTTGTTGAGACTTTTTGATTCTTTTTCCTGTAAATATATCCACATAGATAAAAATTAGCCTTACatgcaataaataaaagaataaacctCAAATGTAACACTTTTCATACAGTTGTATTAAAGAATACAATTACATACCAGACAGATACCCTCCAAGGCTTGAGGGGTAACCTTCAAACACTGGGTCACCATGTGGTCTAGGTCTCTGTTGAAGTCCGTCCCCACCTGAAGCAAAGCTAAGCACGGGGACCTATCTTTGGGATTCGTGGTTCTCAGGTACTCTTGAAACTTCTTGTGGCGCATAACGACACCACAATCCTCGAGTGCTGTGCTGGGTAGCACAGACATGATCCTCAGAAGGACATTGATGTTCCCGAAGTACTGCATGAGTGGCAGACGCAGCGTGTGGAAGATAGAGCTTGGGATGGTAACAGATGCAACTTTGGTCTTCCACGTTACTCTCCAGCAGCACAGCTCAGTGAAGAAATTGTCAGCATCAGGGAGATCCCTGCTGTAGAGGGGTGGCTTTGTCTTCAAACTCTCAAACATGTAACTCACTGTGACTGAGCAAGGAACAAGGGAGAGGAAGTTTAGCGCTTCTTTGTGGTCCTCTGAAAAATGATCCTTCACTGCACTGATGAGGTTATCCACAAGGGGCACACTTAATGCATCTTTGTAAAACCAACTGGCTTGATCATGCCGTCTCTTGGCATTGCGTTTTCAGGCACTTCAATCTGCACTCTTAGACTCTGTGCAATTGCACAGGCCTCATCAAACCAGTTCTGGTGAAACACTTTCATGTTGGTTTTTACTCTGTTCAGAGTGGCCACGATGCCGCTGATTTGGCAAAGTTGGGATGCAGCACTGAGGTGGTCCTTCTGAAGACCTGCACTCAGCTCTCTGGTGAAAGAGGATGCATTCTTGAGTATCACCATTGCAATGATGAAATCAAACTCCATCACCTTGCGGAGGAGTGCCCCGGCTTGTTCGGACACAAAGGCCTTCCATCTCTGTGggttgtttttgattttctcCAAACATTCGACTAGTGGCTCAAGCATCTGCACAAACAC contains:
- the LOC117812470 gene encoding uncharacterized protein LOC117812470 isoform X1, with the translated sequence MFESLKTKPPLYSRDLPDADNFFTELCCWRVTWKTKVASVTIPSSIFHTLRLPLMQYFGNINVLLRIMSVLPSTALEDCGVVMRHKKFQEYLRTTNPKDRSPCLALLQVGTDFNRDLDHMVTQCLKVTPQALEGICLEKESKSLNKNSENNMEVVCVKEEYEEPITQQSSHNTEIQDMKPADENGHVGDNRRSLATVFRQAAVLGKKKCSLFDLSDEDKDLFNQELSMCHWFERESKCTPSLGDDEVLNLFINGIRDVILREIQESPFFSLITDKPIRMADKTHLPVFVRYVGESAPKVELMGFLPFSESSHVDTQAKRLAKILTEDWGLPMSQCRGQAFMHLGSGYKSLKKMSLDFLESYPLSVATPSESCGLAHWLSGSVPCPSVAKMLAITEDLLLFFDESPCLEGQLAQAVDGLLNMPREALEEIPETCCSRWKKREDFFDILADTLEGILSCLDAVSSSTIGVKSMHAQVLSTALRNMDFIVTLVILKNACSPLRNCSTVFRCGNPADILCEVEKIPSIIETLNKMLENVSTVHSTWFEQAFQLATRVAPEQVCFSEEANSYDSPEIYYRETLSVPLLKSLIDEMKYSFSDGHLKALSVLSLLPSCNPQPVLSESTDKPFSLYLTDVPDPEAAEQEINAWASVWQEKYQDVAPPSSISETLVHPESKSHPTVSLLLRLVAVLPSVSMECDLMKTTLNSLRDLLKNTVCKGSRMDHVMLLSHCSTLQRLPEVIDHCTAIDPESCPCLFQVMETLQRLRLVTGGIEDDPMAPTVLQASSLEENPADGQVKLAANEVIPEAAQGLRTAMSFYEPQLREQILKELWDSQFFTVITEQAVDIDGELYVPLCIRYLNKEDIQCEETLAFIPFAEDPVVLADAIETALSQKWGLNMEFCRGQALLSVGEVGAQMRAVSLAIAQKYPQAVRTSSSALSLNIWLAKSSPAQEAADGAVLIGKILHWLTEDAERQNKLEDMIIHVFQHDEARGNELRDKLIKNWDKSHDMHEVMVEILETVMLCLAELKGEVSTSNQQQASHFFDAIRNFEFIFSTVVLKNTLSVTKKLSQSLQGKPLDMLMAVNNLPDLRASIGKLLSDIDTHHKAWFEEAVVLASRLHVTMLHPVLLEPLSEFYKESICTKIVQHSIAEIDDLFTEKVLDTLRCLEIVPYAMSKVETSILSDLVFRLYKEDLPDQASLDTELKSWKEKWLDPLAGYLPTTVLDTLKTSQIRSFVNIETLLRLQVILPFSRRESNFRQGKRILQEFIQQEKRSLTELHPL